One segment of Acidobacteriota bacterium DNA contains the following:
- a CDS encoding zinc ribbon domain-containing protein — protein MPIFEYRCSHCSHRFEKLILKENDIPSCPKCGSSDVEKLFSTFGVQMKGEGFSLSSSSCSTCSSNSCRTCGK, from the coding sequence TTGCCGATCTTCGAATATAGATGTTCCCATTGTTCCCATAGGTTTGAGAAATTGATTTTAAAGGAAAATGATATCCCTTCTTGTCCCAAGTGCGGTAGTTCAGATGTAGAGAAGTTATTCTCTACCTTTGGGGTCCAAATGAAAGGAGAAGGATTCTCATTATCTTCCTCAAGTTGTTCCACCTGTAGTAGTAATAGTTGCCGAACTTGCGGCAAGTAA
- a CDS encoding pyruvate ferredoxin oxidoreductase (catalyzes the formation of acetyl-CoA from pyruvate and coenzyme A) — translation MAPIRLKDIAGKTEKFARGHRLCPGCGAAITVRQVMLAVGDRPVVVATATGCMEIGTSLFPHTSWRVPWIHTNFPNAASTISGVEAMYRAKRKKGEVSKKIKFIAFGGDGGTYDIGFQALSGAAERGHDFVYICLNNEGYMNTGGQRSSATPMGADTTTSPSGKVLPGKIQWRKDMVRVMAEHGIYAAQACPSKWMDLMRKVEKALEIDGPAYIDVLIPCPTGWKGDPSQSLVTVQKAVDACYWPLYEIEGYKIKLNYKPKEKIPITEWFRSQGRFQHLLKPEYKDLVAKIQAEVDRRWERLLKDAGEA, via the coding sequence ATGGCTCCGATAAGGCTTAAAGATATAGCTGGTAAGACGGAGAAATTTGCCCGTGGGCATCGGCTGTGTCCTGGCTGTGGTGCTGCCATCACAGTGCGGCAGGTGATGCTTGCCGTTGGCGACCGACCAGTGGTAGTAGCTACTGCTACTGGTTGTATGGAGATAGGGACCAGTCTTTTCCCCCATACATCGTGGCGGGTTCCTTGGATTCATACGAACTTTCCTAATGCTGCTTCGACCATCTCCGGCGTGGAGGCGATGTATCGGGCGAAGAGGAAGAAAGGGGAAGTGAGCAAGAAGATCAAGTTCATCGCCTTTGGAGGTGACGGTGGAACCTATGATATCGGTTTTCAGGCTCTTTCCGGCGCTGCTGAGCGGGGGCATGACTTCGTATATATTTGTCTTAATAATGAGGGATATATGAATACCGGCGGTCAGCGTTCCAGTGCTACCCCGATGGGTGCTGATACCACCACCTCTCCTTCGGGAAAGGTCCTTCCGGGAAAGATCCAGTGGCGTAAGGATATGGTTCGGGTTATGGCAGAACACGGTATATATGCTGCCCAAGCTTGTCCCAGTAAATGGATGGATCTTATGAGGAAGGTGGAGAAGGCGTTGGAGATAGATGGTCCTGCCTATATCGATGTTCTCATCCCCTGTCCTACCGGATGGAAGGGTGATCCCAGTCAGAGCTTGGTTACGGTCCAGAAGGCGGTGGATGCTTGCTATTGGCCCCTCTATGAGATAGAGGGTTACAAGATTAAACTTAATTATAAGCCAAAGGAAAAGATCCCTATAACTGAGTGGTTCAGGAGTCAGGGGCGGTTTCAACATCTCTTGAAACCGGAGTATAAAGACCTGGTGGCTAAGATCCAGGCTGAAGTAGATCGTCGTTGGGAACGGCTTCTTAAAGATGCTGGAGAGGCTTAG
- the porA gene encoding pyruvate ferredoxin oxidoreductase, protein MRTLTGNEAIAEAMRQVNPDVIAAYPITPSTPVVEKFAKFVADGVVDTELVTTESEHSAMSACVGAAAAGGRVMTATGAVGLAFMFEVIYVASSFRLPIVVAIANRALNAPLNIHGDHSDTMAARDSGWIQLYSENPQECYDNIIQAVKIAEHPKVRTPVMVCFDGFQTSHMIENLYVEPDEVVKRFIGEYKPIYPLLDYEHPVTYGAWDRPDYLMEHKRSQVEGLYAALEVINDVGKEYEKLTGRRYGLIEAYKLEDAELGIVVMSATASTVKDVVNKLREQGVKAGLLRIRAFRPFPASEVAKNLASLKSVAVLDRSWTGGAIGGPLFHEVCSALYNLDTHPKVVNYIYGIGGRDVYPEHIEGVYQDLSKIAKTGRIERLLGYLNLRE, encoded by the coding sequence ATGCGTACCCTCACCGGTAATGAGGCTATAGCTGAGGCGATGCGGCAGGTTAATCCCGATGTGATCGCTGCTTATCCCATTACTCCCTCTACACCGGTGGTGGAGAAGTTCGCCAAGTTTGTTGCCGACGGGGTGGTTGATACGGAGCTCGTCACCACGGAGAGCGAACATAGCGCAATGAGCGCTTGTGTGGGAGCTGCTGCTGCTGGAGGGAGGGTGATGACCGCTACTGGAGCGGTAGGGTTGGCTTTTATGTTCGAAGTTATATATGTTGCCTCTTCATTCCGGCTTCCCATCGTGGTAGCTATAGCCAACAGGGCATTGAATGCTCCCCTTAATATTCATGGTGACCATAGTGACACAATGGCGGCGAGGGATTCTGGGTGGATCCAGCTCTATTCGGAGAATCCTCAAGAGTGTTATGACAATATAATCCAAGCGGTAAAGATAGCAGAGCATCCTAAAGTTAGAACGCCGGTGATGGTCTGTTTTGATGGTTTTCAGACATCCCATATGATTGAAAACCTCTATGTTGAACCGGATGAGGTGGTGAAGAGATTCATCGGTGAGTATAAGCCTATTTACCCGCTTCTTGATTATGAACATCCAGTAACATACGGTGCGTGGGATCGTCCGGACTATCTTATGGAGCATAAGAGGAGTCAGGTCGAGGGGCTTTATGCAGCGCTCGAGGTAATAAACGATGTCGGCAAGGAGTATGAAAAGCTTACTGGTAGAAGATATGGCCTCATCGAAGCTTATAAGCTTGAGGATGCGGAGCTTGGTATTGTGGTTATGAGTGCCACTGCCAGTACGGTAAAGGATGTAGTGAATAAGCTTCGCGAGCAAGGGGTTAAGGCAGGTCTTCTTAGGATAAGGGCATTTCGTCCCTTCCCAGCAAGTGAGGTGGCAAAGAACCTTGCCTCCCTTAAGAGTGTTGCTGTACTCGACCGTTCCTGGACCGGAGGCGCCATTGGGGGACCTCTTTTCCATGAGGTATGTTCCGCCCTCTACAACCTTGATACTCATCCCAAAGTGGTTAATTACATTTATGGAATTGGGGGACGTGATGTCTATCCAGAGCATATCGAAGGTGTCTACCAAGACCTCTCGAAGATAGCCAAAACGGGAAGGATTGAGCGTCTCCTTGGTTACCTTAACCTTCGTGAGTAA
- a CDS encoding 4Fe-4S binding protein, translating to MSEKRLKGWKELNIGAVIDEPGNSEEYETGAWSPNKAFWHKDRCIHCLTCFIVCPDNAIEVRDGKVVGVDHYHCKGCGICAVHCPTDPKAIEVKPKG from the coding sequence ATGAGCGAAAAGAGACTTAAGGGATGGAAAGAATTGAATATAGGGGCGGTGATCGATGAGCCAGGAAATTCCGAGGAATATGAGACCGGTGCTTGGAGCCCCAACAAGGCATTTTGGCATAAAGATAGATGTATTCATTGTCTTACCTGTTTCATCGTTTGTCCTGATAATGCGATTGAGGTGAGAGATGGTAAGGTAGTAGGTGTAGATCATTATCACTGCAAAGGCTGCGGGATCTGCGCTGTTCATTGTCCCACCGACCCCAAGGCAATAGAGGTTAAGCCAAAGGGATAA
- a CDS encoding 2-oxoacid:acceptor oxidoreductase family protein, whose protein sequence is MGGIIELRWHARAGQGAVTAAKTLAQVYGSLGKYVQAFAEYGAEKRGAPVIAYNRLSDEKILLHSGARKPSYVLLLDPTLLKVVDIAEGVDDSATFIVNSSLTPEEVRKETGLKKGKVMVIDATKIALEEIGKNIPNAPMLGALIRALGSIKVEDFEKKFVEILKKEFSDKVVEGNVKAMRRGYEEVKEG, encoded by the coding sequence ATGGGAGGAATAATAGAACTTCGTTGGCATGCCCGTGCCGGGCAGGGAGCGGTAACTGCAGCTAAGACCCTTGCTCAGGTTTATGGAAGCTTAGGGAAGTATGTTCAAGCATTTGCTGAATACGGTGCAGAAAAGCGAGGAGCGCCGGTCATCGCTTATAACAGACTTAGCGATGAGAAGATCCTCCTTCATAGCGGAGCGAGGAAGCCTTCATATGTACTTTTACTTGATCCTACTCTTCTCAAGGTAGTTGATATAGCTGAGGGAGTTGATGATAGCGCCACCTTTATTGTGAACTCGAGCCTTACACCGGAAGAGGTGAGGAAGGAAACGGGACTCAAGAAGGGGAAAGTGATGGTTATAGATGCAACCAAGATCGCCCTTGAGGAAATAGGGAAGAACATTCCTAATGCTCCTATGCTCGGTGCGCTGATAAGGGCTTTAGGTAGTATCAAGGTGGAGGATTTTGAGAAGAAGTTTGTTGAGATATTAAAGAAGGAGTTTTCCGATAAGGTGGTTGAAGGAAATGTAAAGGCAATGAGAAGGGGATACGAGGAGGTAAAGGAAGGATGA
- the nifU gene encoding Fe-S cluster assembly scaffold protein NifU, protein MYNVGDYSEKVLEHYRNPRNVGEIENPDGVGVVGNPACGDVMKLTIKVKDGKIVDVKFKTFGCAAAIATSSMVTELVKGKTLDEALKISNRTVAEALGGLPPIKMHCSVLAEDALKAAIEDYRKKMGKKNKGKEGG, encoded by the coding sequence ATGTATAATGTGGGAGACTACAGCGAAAAGGTTCTGGAACATTATCGCAATCCCCGAAATGTAGGAGAGATTGAAAACCCCGATGGAGTAGGGGTGGTGGGGAATCCCGCCTGTGGCGATGTTATGAAGCTCACTATTAAAGTGAAGGACGGAAAGATAGTAGATGTGAAATTCAAGACCTTTGGCTGTGCTGCTGCCATTGCTACCAGTTCTATGGTTACCGAATTGGTGAAGGGGAAGACATTGGACGAAGCGCTCAAGATTTCGAATAGGACGGTTGCTGAAGCTTTAGGGGGGTTGCCTCCGATCAAAATGCATTGTTCGGTATTGGCTGAAGACGCCTTAAAAGCGGCGATAGAAGATTACCGGAAAAAGATGGGTAAGAAAAATAAGGGTAAAGAAGGAGGGTGA
- the nifS gene encoding cysteine desulfurase NifS, with protein MGVIYMDHNATTPLDPAVLEAMLPYLKEHFGNPSSTTHQYGKVAREAVEEAREKVARLIKARREEIIFTSGATESDNLAIKGVAYAYKDKGNHIITSSIEHKAVLNTCHFLEEEGFKVTYLPVDRYGLVDPDDVKKAITKETILISIMQVNSEVGTIEPIEEIGRIAKEKGIIFHTDAVQGVGKIETDVGKLNVDLLSISGHKIYGPKGVGALYIRKGLKLIPLIHGGGQERSIRSGTENVPGIVGLGKACEIAGEVMEKEAEKLTYLRNKLVEAVLSEIPDSQLNGHPERRVPGNANFSFRGVEGESLILSLKDFALSSGSACTSASLKASYVLLAMGLPEAIAHCSIRVGLGRGNTEEQIDLLIKELKENVARLRKMSPLYEG; from the coding sequence ATGGGTGTGATTTATATGGACCATAATGCCACTACCCCTTTGGACCCCGCAGTGCTTGAGGCAATGTTACCTTACTTGAAAGAACATTTTGGAAATCCATCAAGCACCACCCATCAGTATGGGAAGGTGGCGAGGGAGGCGGTGGAGGAAGCACGGGAAAAGGTTGCTCGGTTGATAAAAGCGAGGCGCGAGGAGATCATCTTCACCTCCGGTGCTACTGAGTCGGACAACTTAGCGATAAAGGGGGTGGCTTATGCTTATAAAGATAAAGGCAACCACATAATAACCAGTTCTATAGAGCATAAGGCGGTTTTGAATACCTGTCATTTTCTGGAAGAGGAGGGGTTCAAGGTTACATATCTCCCTGTAGATCGTTATGGGTTGGTTGACCCTGATGATGTTAAGAAGGCGATTACCAAGGAAACGATATTGATCTCTATAATGCAGGTTAACTCTGAGGTAGGGACGATCGAGCCGATAGAGGAAATAGGGAGAATCGCAAAAGAAAAGGGGATAATATTCCATACCGATGCTGTTCAAGGAGTGGGAAAGATTGAGACTGATGTAGGGAAACTCAATGTGGACCTACTTTCCATTTCTGGGCACAAGATTTACGGTCCTAAGGGAGTAGGGGCACTTTATATCAGGAAGGGGTTGAAGTTAATTCCTCTTATTCATGGAGGAGGGCAGGAAAGAAGTATCCGTTCGGGAACGGAGAATGTCCCTGGGATCGTTGGGTTGGGCAAAGCGTGTGAGATAGCTGGTGAGGTGATGGAGAAGGAAGCAGAAAAGTTAACCTATTTGCGGAATAAATTGGTGGAGGCTGTTCTTTCAGAGATTCCTGATTCGCAGCTGAACGGGCATCCTGAGAGGAGGGTACCTGGCAATGCCAATTTCAGCTTTCGGGGAGTAGAAGGGGAATCCCTTATTCTTTCCCTTAAGGATTTTGCTCTCTCTTCTGGCTCTGCTTGTACTTCAGCTTCGCTCAAGGCGTCCTATGTCCTTCTTGCTATGGGGCTTCCTGAAGCGATAGCCCATTGCTCAATAAGGGTGGGCTTGGGTAGAGGAAACACTGAGGAACAGATCGATCTCCTTATAAAAGAGCTGAAAGAAAATGTAGCCAGATTAAGGAAAATGTCTCCTTTGTATGAGGGATGA
- a CDS encoding diacylglycerol kinase family lipid kinase → MEQEIGVLRRCLRDAPYQAEFLVTKRRGEGEEIARRAVKEGAFMVVAIGGDGTINEVARGLIGSSTILGIIPKGSGNGFARSLGIPLTIRRACEVLVRGNTRRIDVGYLAGKPFFNTAGFGLDSAIGWEYNRKRRRFRGFLPYFMIGVKEFFVVKREEVKFQLPGDSFSRRTLLVTLANGREYGSGIVISPDADPSDGKLDLCMIDDIGLIEGLFYLPFLFSRRIDRTSAYHRFRISEAIIFRERPGPIHIDGDPEMAGEELSVRIEPGRLIVRVP, encoded by the coding sequence GTGGAGCAGGAAATAGGGGTTCTAAGGAGATGTTTAAGGGATGCCCCGTATCAAGCCGAGTTCTTAGTGACGAAGAGGAGAGGGGAGGGCGAAGAGATAGCGCGCCGGGCTGTAAAAGAGGGCGCCTTTATGGTGGTGGCGATAGGGGGAGATGGGACGATAAACGAAGTTGCCCGGGGGTTGATCGGTAGTTCGACTATTCTGGGGATAATTCCTAAGGGATCAGGAAATGGTTTTGCCCGTTCACTTGGCATTCCGTTAACGATAAGACGAGCTTGCGAAGTTTTGGTCCGGGGGAATACGCGGAGGATCGATGTCGGTTATTTAGCTGGTAAGCCCTTTTTCAACACCGCTGGGTTTGGGTTAGATTCGGCTATAGGTTGGGAGTATAATCGTAAGCGGAGGAGGTTCCGGGGTTTTTTGCCTTATTTTATGATAGGGGTTAAAGAGTTCTTCGTAGTGAAGCGAGAGGAGGTAAAATTTCAGCTTCCTGGAGATAGCTTCTCGCGCCGTACGCTTTTGGTGACCTTGGCTAATGGGCGGGAGTATGGAAGCGGGATAGTTATTTCCCCGGACGCCGACCCATCAGACGGCAAGCTTGACCTCTGTATGATAGATGACATTGGCCTCATAGAGGGACTTTTCTATCTTCCCTTCCTGTTTAGTAGAAGGATCGATCGGACTTCGGCATACCATCGTTTTCGGATCTCGGAGGCAATTATATTTAGAGAACGGCCAGGACCGATCCACATTGACGGTGACCCTGAAATGGCAGGGGAGGAGCTTTCGGTGAGAATTGAGCCGGGAAGGTTGATTGTGAGAGTTCCTTAG